The genome window GGGTTTCAAGCTTAGAAAAAGAGATGAACCCTGGAAGTGGGGCGCCCTGGTTATTTTCCTGGGCGCCCTGCTCATTTCCCTTCTGGTAAGCGCGCTGCTTCTGGAAGGGCAGGGAAAGAGCGCTCTGAACGGTCTGTTCATTCTCTGGGACGGCAGTTTCGGTCATGGATGGGCCTGGGAGGGTGCGCTCCTCAAATCGGTCCCCATATTCTTGTGTTCATTGGGCGTTGCGGTGACCTTCCGCATGCAGATCTGGAACATCGGCGCGGAAGGGCAATTCGCCCTGGGCGCCATCGGCGCCACCTGGATGGCGCTCACGTTCCCGAACCTGCACTGGGCGCTGCTCATGCCGCTCATGTTCGGCATGGCCTTTTTGCTGGGCGGGTTGTGGGCCAGCATTCCCGCGGCACTCAAGCTCAAGCTCAAGGTCAATGAAATCATTTCCACACTGATGCTCAACTACATCGCCATCCTGCTGCTGGACTATCTGGTGTTCGGCATCTGGAAGGACCCGGCCAGCTACGGCTTCCCCATGACCCCCGAGTTCTCGCACAATGCGGTCATCGGAGGCATTGCCGGTTCGCGCGTCCACTGGGGAGTGCTCCTGTGTGTGGCTGTGGGCGTGGCGTTCTGGGCCTTCATGCGCTACACGCGCCTGGGCTATGAGCTCAAGGCCAGCGGACAGGGGCCGCGCGTGGCGCGCTACGCGGGCATGCCCTATGGCTTCCTGGTCATGTTCGTCATGTGCATGTCCGGCGGGCTCGCGGGCTGGGCCGGATGCGTGGAGGCGGCCGCCACAACCGGCCGTCTGCAACCGAGCCTCATGGTCGGTTACGGATACACCGCCATTGTGGTCGCATGGTTGGCCCGTCTTGAGCCTCTCAATATCGCCTTTGCCTCCTTTCTGCTGGCGGCATTGCGGGTCGGGGTGGAGAACCTGCAGCTCGAATTGCAGATTCCGGCCGCTTTCGGCGAAATCATGGAAGGGATGATTCTGCTTTCGGTTTTGGCCGGGCAGTTCTTTCTGACCTACAAACTGGAACGGAGGAAGCAGTCCGACTAGGGCTGTGCATCATATATGCTGGAAATTATAGTTCCTTTATTGAGCGCCACCGTTCAGTCGGGAACGCCCATTCTCTACGCCACCCTCGGTGAAATGATGACCGAAAAGGGCGGCGTGCTGAACCTGGGCGTCGAGGGTATTCTCAGCTTTTCGGCCCTGGCCGCGTTCGTGACCTCGTTTCTCACGGGGTCGCCCGCGCTTGGTTTTCTCATGGGTGGGTTCGCCGGGCTGCTCCTGGCCTCCATCCATGCTTTTGTCTGTATCTCCTGCCTGGGCAACCAGGTGGTTTCCGGTCTGGCCCTGACCATTCTCGGCCTCGGCCTGACCCGTTTCCTGGGGACTCCGTATATCGGGCTGCCCTGTGAAGGGTTCGACAAGTTCGCCTTCCCGCTCCTGTCGCAGATTCCCGCCATCGGGGATATCTTTTTTCGGCAGGATGCCCTGGTTTACGTCTCCTATGTCATCCCGGTGCTGTTCTGGTTCTTTTTCAAGCGCACCAGCCTGGGCATGGCCATGGAGGCCGTGGGTGAATATCCCGCGGCGGCCGCGGCGGCCGGTCTCAAGCCGATCCTGCTGCGCTACTGTTCCGTATTGGGCGGAGGGTTTCTCATCGGCCTGGGCGGCGCCTACCTGTCTCTGGCCTACACGAACCTATGGACCAACGGACTTTCGGGCGGGCGCGGCTGGATTGCCGTTGCGTTGGTCATTTTCGCCTTCTGGCGGCCGGGCCGGGCTGTGGCGGGCGCATACCTCTTCGGTGGGGTTATGTCCTTCCAGCTCCTGCTGCAGGCCCGAGGCACCAATATCCCGTCCTCCATCCTGCTGGCCCTTCCGTATGCCCTGACCATCTGCGCCCTGGTGTTTTCGGCCTGGAGGAGGAAGTATTCGGACATGCCCGCCGCACTGGGCACCAACATCGAGCCGGAGGGTTAAGTCATGAGCACTTGCGATTTCAAACGCCCTCCGCGCAAACCGGTTACCGAGGCGGACAAGCCCGTTGTCAGGATCAGGGGCATCACCAAGCGGTTCGGCAAGGTGGTGGCCAACAACGATATCAACCTGGACCTGTATCCCGGACGCATCAAGGCGCTTCTGGGCGAGAACGGGGCGGGCAAAAGCACGCTCATGTCCATGCTGGCCGGGCGCTACAAGCCAGACGAGGGACATATCGAGATCGACGGCCGCGTCATGGATTTTTCCTCCTCCAAGGAGGCCATCGAGGCGGGCATCGGCATGGTCTACCAGCACTTCATGCTTGTGGAATCCATGACCGTGGCCCAGAACGTGCTGCTGGGTCAGACCGGCGGTTTTTTCATCAATCCCAAGGAAATGGAGAAACGGGTCGGCGTATTGGCCGAACAGTACGGCCTGGAAGTAGATCCTGGCGCACGTGTCTGCGACCTTTCCATGGGCGAAAAGCAGCGGGTGGAGATTCTCAAGCTCCTGTACCGCGATAGCCGCATCCTCATCTTTGACGAGCCTACGGCGGTGCTGACCCCGGAAGAAAGCGTCAAGCTCTTCGAGGCGCTCTGGAAGATGGCAGAGCAGGGCAAATCCATTGTTTTCATCAGCCACAAACTTGAAGAAGTTCTTGCACTTGCCGACGATATCGCTATCCTTCGGCGCGGCGTCATCGAAGGCGAGGTGGACCCGGACTGCATCGAATCCAAGGCCGACCTGGCCTGCCGCATGGTGGGCAAGGAGGTTATCCTGGAGATCGACCGGGAACCGCATCCCACCGGAGATTCCGTGTTGGAAGTGAAGCGACTCACCGGCATGGGGCTTACCGATGTGGACTTCGAAGTCCGGCAAGGCGAGATCGTCGCGCTTGTCGGCGTGGCCGGCAACGGCCAGAAGGCGCTGGTGGAAGCGGTGTGCGGCCTGCGCAAACCGCCTCAGGACACCATATTCATCAACGGCAAGCCCTGGCGGCAATTCTTTGCCGAATCCACCTGGAAGCGATCCCTTTCCTACATTCCCGAGGACCGCTTAGGACTTGCCACGCTGCGGGAATGCGATATGGTGGAAAACATCTTGCTGACGACCCGCAAGGGGTTCGTCATCGGGCCATGGCTGGACAAGAAACGGGCTTCCCGCGAAACGACCGGTCTGGTAGAAAAGTTCGACATTCGTCCCGGCAGGATTCAGGCGCTGGCCTGGCAGCTTTCCGGCGGCAATCTGCAAAAGGCGGTGCTGGCGCGCGAACTGTATCGCGAACCGGTGCTCATCGTTGCGGAGCAGCCCACGCAGGGGCTCGACATTTCGGCGACAGAGGAAGTCTGGAAACGACTTCTGGAGGTTCGGGCCATGGCGGGCGTGCTGCTCGTCACGGGGGACCTCAACGAGGCCCTGCAACTGGCAGACAGGATTGCGGTCATATACAATGGCCGCATTCTCGGAATGCTGCCCACGTCGGATGAAGGAACACCCGACAGGATCGGCCCGCTCATGGCCGGTGTTGTCGAAGAGGCGGCCGTATAGTGCGTCCGCTCGTATAGTCACAGTAATGAAAGGAGAGAAACTATGCTGTCCGCACTGAAAAGAACATTCGTCGTCGCCCTGATGGCCGTTGCAGTACTGGCCACTTCTCAGATCGCCTCCGCAGACATGTGGGACAAGATCCAGAAGGATGGGGTGATCATCATCGGCAACAGCCCGGATTACCCGCCCTATGAAACCATGGACGGCAACACCCGCGTGGGCTTCGATATCGACCTCATGAACGCCATGGCCGAAAAGATGGGCCTCAAGGTGGAATGGAAAACCATGAGCTTCGATTCCATTATCGCAGCCGTAAACATGGGCCAAGTGGACGTCGGCTTCTCCGGCTTCGGCATTTCCGAAGACCGCAAGAAGAGCGTCGATTTCTCCAAACCGTACTACATTTCCGGCCAGGTCATCGTGACCCTGCCGGATTCCTCCATCAAGAACGGCGCAGATCTGGTTGGCAAGAAGGTTGCCGTGCAGCTCGGCACCACCGGCCAGGAAGCCGCCGAGAAGATCGAGGGCGTTGACGTTGTGAAGCCGGAAACCTATTCCACCGCTTTCATGATGCTCCAGACCAAGGCCGTAGACGCCGTCGTGTCCGACATCCCGGTTGCCGAGGAATATTCCAAGAAGCAGGGCTTTGTCATTGCTCCGGAAAAGCTGAGCTATGAAGAAAACGCCATCGTCATTCCCAAGGGCAATCCCAAGCTCGTCGAAGCCCTGAACAAGGCGCTTGACGAAGTGGAAAAGGACGGCACCCTGGGCAAGCTTGTTGAAAAGTGGATGAAGTAATAGTATGAGTGCCCGCGGCCGGGATGGGAGGACCGTCCCGGCCGCGTTTTTCGGATTTTACCACCCAGGAGCCCATAGTGGATTTTGCACTCGTATTCGACCATTACGATCTTTTTCTGTCCGGCGCAGCCAATACCTTGAAAATAACCTTTTGCGCCCTGACCATCGGTATCATTCTCGGCACCCTCGCTGGGGTGGCCCGCATCAGCCGCAACGCCATGATGCGCTATCTTTCGGATATCTACATTCAGGTCATTCGCGGCACTCCCATGCTGCTGCAAATTTATTTCTTCATGTTCGGCCTGCCCCAGGTTTACAATATCCTTTTCGATGCCCGCATGCCGCAGGACGCCTTCTGGCTAGGCATGATCGCGCTGGGGATCAACTCCGGCGCGTATACCGCCGAGATCATCCGTGCGGGTATCCTGTCCATCGACAGGGGGCAGATGGAAGCGGCCCGCTGTTCCGGGCTGACCCACAAGCAGGCCATGATCTACGTGATTCTTCCCCAGGCCTTCAAACGCATGATTCCGCCCCTTTGCAACGAACTCATCGTCCTGCTCAAGGATTCCTCCCTGGTTTCCGTTGTGGGATATGGCGAACTCATGTTCACCGCCAAGGTGCTGGGCGCCAAGTACTACACCTACGTGCCGTTCCTTCTCGGAGTGGGGGTAATCTACATGAGTCTGACCCTGACCTTCGCCAAGATCCTGCACAGGGTAGAACGCAAGCTCAGCGAAGGCAGCACCCGGGGCGAAGGGGACAACATGGTTCTCGACCTCGGCTAAATGAACGCAAGCCAAAACGCCGGTGGAGCAATCCGCCGGCGTTTTTTTGTTGGTGATCCAGGGTTCTCAATTCATTTGGTTTTCGATAGGCTGCGCTCATCAAAACACAGGAGACACGTCTTGATCAGCACGTTTTACAATGACTTTGATTTGGAACTGTTCGGCAGGGGAGAGGCCAAAAAACTCAAGGACCGCACTCCGTTCGAGCAGGACCGCGACCGCATCATCTATTCCCCTGCCTTTCGCAGGCTCCAAAACAAGACGCAGGTCTTTCTGTCCGGCGAATATGATTTCTACCGCACCCGCCTGACGCATTCCATCGAGGTCTCCCAGATCGGCCGGTCCATCTGCAACCACCTGAATCGGACCACGGACGAGCTGGGGGATGATTTCACCATCGATCAGAACCTGGTGGAATCCATCTGCCTGGCCCACGATATAGGGCATCCTTCCTTCGGACATGCCGGCGAGGCCGTTCTCAACAAGCTCATGAAAAAGCACAAGGCGGGCGGATTCGAGGGCAATGCCCAGAATCTACGCATTCTGGTGGATATCTTCTACCGCA of Salidesulfovibrio onnuriiensis contains these proteins:
- a CDS encoding ABC transporter permease: MLEIIVPLLSATVQSGTPILYATLGEMMTEKGGVLNLGVEGILSFSALAAFVTSFLTGSPALGFLMGGFAGLLLASIHAFVCISCLGNQVVSGLALTILGLGLTRFLGTPYIGLPCEGFDKFAFPLLSQIPAIGDIFFRQDALVYVSYVIPVLFWFFFKRTSLGMAMEAVGEYPAAAAAAGLKPILLRYCSVLGGGFLIGLGGAYLSLAYTNLWTNGLSGGRGWIAVALVIFAFWRPGRAVAGAYLFGGVMSFQLLLQARGTNIPSSILLALPYALTICALVFSAWRRKYSDMPAALGTNIEPEG
- a CDS encoding amino acid ABC transporter permease — protein: MDFALVFDHYDLFLSGAANTLKITFCALTIGIILGTLAGVARISRNAMMRYLSDIYIQVIRGTPMLLQIYFFMFGLPQVYNILFDARMPQDAFWLGMIALGINSGAYTAEIIRAGILSIDRGQMEAARCSGLTHKQAMIYVILPQAFKRMIPPLCNELIVLLKDSSLVSVVGYGELMFTAKVLGAKYYTYVPFLLGVGVIYMSLTLTFAKILHRVERKLSEGSTRGEGDNMVLDLG
- a CDS encoding ABC transporter ATP-binding protein encodes the protein MSTCDFKRPPRKPVTEADKPVVRIRGITKRFGKVVANNDINLDLYPGRIKALLGENGAGKSTLMSMLAGRYKPDEGHIEIDGRVMDFSSSKEAIEAGIGMVYQHFMLVESMTVAQNVLLGQTGGFFINPKEMEKRVGVLAEQYGLEVDPGARVCDLSMGEKQRVEILKLLYRDSRILIFDEPTAVLTPEESVKLFEALWKMAEQGKSIVFISHKLEEVLALADDIAILRRGVIEGEVDPDCIESKADLACRMVGKEVILEIDREPHPTGDSVLEVKRLTGMGLTDVDFEVRQGEIVALVGVAGNGQKALVEAVCGLRKPPQDTIFINGKPWRQFFAESTWKRSLSYIPEDRLGLATLRECDMVENILLTTRKGFVIGPWLDKKRASRETTGLVEKFDIRPGRIQALAWQLSGGNLQKAVLARELYREPVLIVAEQPTQGLDISATEEVWKRLLEVRAMAGVLLVTGDLNEALQLADRIAVIYNGRILGMLPTSDEGTPDRIGPLMAGVVEEAAV
- a CDS encoding ABC transporter permease; the encoded protein is MIAGFKLRKRDEPWKWGALVIFLGALLISLLVSALLLEGQGKSALNGLFILWDGSFGHGWAWEGALLKSVPIFLCSLGVAVTFRMQIWNIGAEGQFALGAIGATWMALTFPNLHWALLMPLMFGMAFLLGGLWASIPAALKLKLKVNEIISTLMLNYIAILLLDYLVFGIWKDPASYGFPMTPEFSHNAVIGGIAGSRVHWGVLLCVAVGVAFWAFMRYTRLGYELKASGQGPRVARYAGMPYGFLVMFVMCMSGGLAGWAGCVEAAATTGRLQPSLMVGYGYTAIVVAWLARLEPLNIAFASFLLAALRVGVENLQLELQIPAAFGEIMEGMILLSVLAGQFFLTYKLERRKQSD
- a CDS encoding basic amino acid ABC transporter substrate-binding protein, encoding MLSALKRTFVVALMAVAVLATSQIASADMWDKIQKDGVIIIGNSPDYPPYETMDGNTRVGFDIDLMNAMAEKMGLKVEWKTMSFDSIIAAVNMGQVDVGFSGFGISEDRKKSVDFSKPYYISGQVIVTLPDSSIKNGADLVGKKVAVQLGTTGQEAAEKIEGVDVVKPETYSTAFMMLQTKAVDAVVSDIPVAEEYSKKQGFVIAPEKLSYEENAIVIPKGNPKLVEALNKALDEVEKDGTLGKLVEKWMK